One region of Fragaria vesca subsp. vesca linkage group LG4, FraVesHawaii_1.0, whole genome shotgun sequence genomic DNA includes:
- the LOC101295037 gene encoding uncharacterized protein LOC101295037 isoform 1, giving the protein MADNSSLPSPRPTPSFFSTPRLFTSFTSKPFSETEAVMSPTSILETKPFFGLRNPFWSESNTPKTPEPETKRHWDKLDSKGTGLAIVDALIDDDGSDPKPSKPQTRMVIFGSQLKIQIPPLPSSVLPSSESPKLEAVFGIERTNSHLGPLSSGLSQSPAKKSPFGTVSSGNETPVSPQVFKGCLSVSEMELSEDYTCVISHGPNPKTTHIFDNRVVESCDGVPQLSPTRKENKSSYPSESFLSFCYHCKNNIGQGKDIYMYRLVSLFPLILFIGSSKSFVLIYTKRKAPIKFGCFWWVSQFDLSLILLVLFLVFSYSLCLNGWWLFI; this is encoded by the coding sequence ATGGCGGACAATAGCTCTCTGCCTTCTCCTAGACCTACTCCATCTTTCTTCTCTACTCCAAGATTGTTCACTAGCTTCACCTCAAAACCCTTCTCCGAAACTGAAGCTGTTATGAGCCCAACTTCCATTCTGGAAACCAAGCCATTCTTTGGTCTCAGAAACCCGTTCTGGTCGGAATCAAACACACCCAAAACCCCAGAACCTGAAACAAAGCGCCACTGGGACAAATTGGACTCCAAAGGCACTGGCCTTGCCATTGTTGATGCTCTGATTGACGATGATGGCTCTGATCCAAAACCATCAAAGCCTCAAACCCGAATGGTTATTTTCGGTTCACAGCTCAAGATTCAAATCCCTCCTCTGCCATCCTCTGTTCTCCCCTCTTCTGAATCACCAAAACTTGAAGCCGTTTTCGGAATCGAAAGGACTAATTCTCATTTGGGTCCACTCTCTTCCGGCCTGTCTCAGTCTCCGGCTAAGAAGTCCCCATTTGGGACTGTGAGTTCCGGCAATGAGACTCCAGTTTCGCCTCAGGTTTTCAAAGGGTGTCTCTCTGTTAGTGAAATGGAGCTTTCTGAGGATTATACTTGTGTGATTTCTCATGGACCAAATCCAAAAACTACTCATATCTTTGACAACCGCGTTGTGGAGAGCTGTGATGGTGTGCCTCAACTTTCTCCTACCCGGAAGGAAAACAAGTCAAGTTACCCGTCTGAGAGTTTCCTCAGCTTCTGCTACCATTGCAAGAACAATATTGGACAGGGCAAAGATATTTACATGTACAGGTTGGTTTCATTATTTCCATTAATACTATTTATTGGTAGCTCAAAATCCTTTGTTCTAATATATACAAAAAGGAAAGCCCCAATCAAATTTGGTTGTTTTTGGTGGGTTTCTCAGTTTGATCTTAGTTTAATTCTGTTGGTGTTGTTTTTAGTTTTTTCTTATTCATTGTGTTTGAATGGTTGGTGGTTGTTTATATAA
- the LOC101295037 gene encoding uncharacterized protein LOC101295037 isoform 2, with protein MADNSSLPSPRPTPSFFSTPRLFTSFTSKPFSETEAVMSPTSILETKPFFGLRNPFWSESNTPKTPEPETKRHWDKLDSKGTGLAIVDALIDDDGSDPKPSKPQTRMVIFGSQLKIQIPPLPSSVLPSSESPKLEAVFGIERTNSHLGPLSSGLSQSPAKKSPFGTVSSGNETPVSPQVFKGCLSVSEMELSEDYTCVISHGPNPKTTHIFDNRVVESCDGVPQLSPTRKENKSSYPSESFLSFCYHCKNNIGQGKDIYMYRGEKAFCSSECRYQEMLLEEEEGS; from the exons ATGGCGGACAATAGCTCTCTGCCTTCTCCTAGACCTACTCCATCTTTCTTCTCTACTCCAAGATTGTTCACTAGCTTCACCTCAAAACCCTTCTCCGAAACTGAAGCTGTTATGAGCCCAACTTCCATTCTGGAAACCAAGCCATTCTTTGGTCTCAGAAACCCGTTCTGGTCGGAATCAAACACACCCAAAACCCCAGAACCTGAAACAAAGCGCCACTGGGACAAATTGGACTCCAAAGGCACTGGCCTTGCCATTGTTGATGCTCTGATTGACGATGATGGCTCTGATCCAAAACCATCAAAGCCTCAAACCCGAATGGTTATTTTCGGTTCACAGCTCAAGATTCAAATCCCTCCTCTGCCATCCTCTGTTCTCCCCTCTTCTGAATCACCAAAACTTGAAGCCGTTTTCGGAATCGAAAGGACTAATTCTCATTTGGGTCCACTCTCTTCCGGCCTGTCTCAGTCTCCGGCTAAGAAGTCCCCATTTGGGACTGTGAGTTCCGGCAATGAGACTCCAGTTTCGCCTCAGGTTTTCAAAGGGTGTCTCTCTGTTAGTGAAATGGAGCTTTCTGAGGATTATACTTGTGTGATTTCTCATGGACCAAATCCAAAAACTACTCATATCTTTGACAACCGCGTTGTGGAGAGCTGTGATGGTGTGCCTCAACTTTCTCCTACCCGGAAGGAAAACAAGTCAAGTTACCCGTCTGAGAGTTTCCTCAGCTTCTGCTACCATTGCAAGAACAATATTGGACAGGGCAAAGATATTTACATGTACAG AGGTGAGAAGGCTTTCTGCAGCAGTGAATGCCGTTATCAGGAGATGTTGTTGGAAGAAGAAGAAGGAAGCTGA